A genomic stretch from Barnesiella intestinihominis YIT 11860 includes:
- a CDS encoding DpnD/PcfM family protein, translating into MKKYRIAIEETLRKVVEIEAETPGLAVCRAEDEYNEEKHVLSADNFAGADIALSTDDITVMETLEDVGFIGYVQCRFEECRESISVEDKVRLAFGSFDNALYEFGEYRKEAARNRPQVYLLYRSDAWHNRSSMELIAPFSSLENMMEYLRRKKKEFRLTESDLEEFKNNRQTKGRGENYLYESDYLDVLPEQEPELPPKDDAFYDKVFTCGQSELSRRELESLPEPFDTYHVTDEEMEQIVYETEMETRDRLRLGKRKPIDFDNDRHSEIWWEEMEKAVVRHGVPYYEAE; encoded by the coding sequence ATGAAAAAATACCGGATAGCTATCGAAGAGACGCTCCGTAAGGTCGTGGAGATCGAGGCGGAAACGCCCGGTCTGGCCGTCTGCAGGGCGGAAGACGAATACAATGAAGAGAAACACGTGCTGTCAGCCGACAATTTCGCAGGAGCTGACATCGCGCTCTCGACTGATGACATCACGGTCATGGAGACTCTGGAAGACGTGGGTTTCATCGGATACGTGCAATGCCGTTTTGAGGAATGCCGGGAGTCCATATCCGTCGAAGACAAAGTCCGGCTGGCATTCGGAAGTTTCGACAACGCCCTGTATGAGTTCGGCGAATACCGTAAGGAGGCGGCCCGGAACCGCCCGCAGGTCTACCTGCTGTACCGGAGCGATGCCTGGCACAACCGTTCTTCCATGGAGCTCATAGCCCCGTTCTCCTCCCTCGAAAACATGATGGAGTACCTGCGGCGTAAGAAGAAGGAATTCCGCCTGACGGAAAGTGATCTGGAAGAGTTCAAGAACAACCGGCAGACGAAGGGGCGCGGCGAAAACTACCTGTACGAGTCGGATTATCTGGATGTGCTGCCGGAACAGGAACCCGAACTGCCGCCGAAAGATGACGCTTTCTATGACAAGGTTTTCACCTGCGGGCAATCCGAGCTGTCACGCAGGGAGTTGGAATCTCTGCCGGAGCCGTTCGATACCTACCATGTTACGGACGAAGAAATGGAACAGATTGTGTACGAAACGGAAATGGAGACACGGGACCGGCTGCGGCTCGGTAAAAGAAAGCCCATAGATTTTGACAATGACCGCCATAGTGAAATCTGGTGGGAAGAAATGGAAAAAGCAGTGGTAAGGCACGGCGTACCGTACTACGAGGCCGAATAA
- a CDS encoding radical SAM protein, which yields MRELYIKNLCIEITRRCNMRCTHCMRGDAESVDIPLKHISNLLRHVRHIHHFNITGGEPSLNVRAIRHILERVRAYGITVNDFYIVTNGSATSRSEEFIEACAALYEYQEEKEQDSGHMLEMSDDRFHDPAEHAATLAALSPYPFFGVRGQAERIFLFREGRSTEGFPNPVHGIYLTEENYVYGDLCLNAEGMVLSNGDLSYARQREHALCPCGKLMQYLRMTLKKRQKERLYE from the coding sequence ATGAGAGAACTATATATCAAGAATCTCTGCATCGAGATTACCCGACGTTGCAACATGCGCTGTACCCATTGCATGCGGGGAGATGCCGAATCCGTGGATATCCCTTTGAAACATATAAGCAACCTGCTGCGGCATGTCAGGCATATTCACCATTTCAACATCACGGGCGGCGAGCCGTCGCTTAACGTCCGGGCCATCCGCCATATCCTCGAACGGGTACGCGCCTACGGTATTACTGTCAATGACTTTTATATCGTAACCAACGGCTCTGCCACATCCCGTTCGGAGGAATTCATAGAAGCCTGCGCCGCACTGTACGAGTACCAGGAGGAAAAGGAACAGGACTCCGGCCACATGCTCGAAATGAGCGACGACCGCTTCCATGATCCGGCAGAGCATGCCGCCACGCTCGCGGCACTTTCCCCGTATCCCTTTTTCGGAGTCCGGGGACAGGCCGAGCGTATCTTCCTTTTCCGGGAAGGCCGCAGCACGGAGGGGTTTCCGAACCCTGTTCATGGGATTTATCTTACGGAGGAGAACTACGTTTACGGCGACCTCTGTCTCAATGCTGAAGGCATGGTTCTCTCCAACGGGGACCTGAGTTATGCCCGCCAACGGGAACATGCCCTGTGTCCCTGCGGGAAACTGATGCAATATCTCCGGATGACCTTGAAAAAGCGTCAAAAAGAAAGATTGTACGAATAA
- a CDS encoding LPD28 domain-containing protein: protein MITKENIGNETFESMTINDTPALFTDMRIDRNAVPEGLYAYDIRESDDGDRLATIEPTVMVNHGGTILTRKEFITEKDGYVQIDEYGFEDSMTLEEWLEENN from the coding sequence ATGATTACAAAAGAAAACATTGGCAACGAGACCTTTGAGTCTATGACCATCAATGACACGCCTGCATTGTTTACGGATATGCGGATTGACCGGAATGCCGTTCCGGAGGGACTGTACGCATACGATATCCGGGAGTCGGATGACGGGGACCGTCTGGCGACCATCGAACCGACGGTGATGGTAAATCATGGCGGAACCATCCTGACCAGGAAAGAGTTTATCACGGAAAAGGACGGCTATGTACAGATTGACGAATACGGTTTCGAGGACTCCATGACACTGGAAGAGTGGCTTGAGGAAAACAATTAA
- the thiL gene encoding thiamine-phosphate kinase, with product MEEIKRTEIASLGEFGLIERLTGHIQLKNTSTLKGVGDDSAVLDYQGKQTLITTDLLLEGVHFDLTYVPLKHLGYKSAVVNFSDIYAMNGTPRQITVSLGVSKRFSVENLEELYAGIQLACDIYGVDLVGGDTSASMTGLTISITCIGEGEPGKVVYRNGAKENDLICVSGDLGAAYMGLQLLEREKRVFAGETEFKPAFEGHEYLLERQLKPEARKDIVAELDKAGIVPTAMMDISDGLSSELLHICSQSHVGCRIYEDRIPIDYQTAAMAEEFNMNLVTAALNGGEDYELLFTVPLEKHDIVAAIPGVRVIGHITKPELGCCMITRDDTEITLRAQGWNSLAEE from the coding sequence ATGGAAGAAATAAAACGTACAGAAATTGCCTCGTTAGGCGAATTTGGTTTGATAGAGCGTTTGACCGGGCATATACAGTTGAAGAACACTTCTACTCTAAAAGGGGTGGGAGATGATTCGGCCGTGCTCGACTATCAAGGAAAACAGACGTTGATTACAACCGATTTATTGCTCGAAGGTGTTCATTTCGACCTTACCTATGTCCCGTTGAAACATTTGGGGTATAAATCGGCGGTGGTTAATTTTTCCGACATATATGCCATGAATGGGACACCGCGTCAGATAACTGTTTCGTTGGGTGTCTCCAAACGTTTTTCGGTAGAAAATCTCGAAGAACTTTATGCCGGCATACAGCTCGCTTGCGATATCTACGGGGTGGATTTGGTCGGGGGAGATACATCGGCTTCGATGACGGGGCTGACTATCAGCATTACCTGTATCGGAGAAGGAGAACCCGGGAAGGTCGTCTATCGTAACGGAGCGAAAGAAAACGATTTGATTTGTGTCAGCGGCGATTTAGGAGCAGCCTATATGGGATTGCAACTATTGGAACGGGAGAAGCGGGTGTTTGCCGGAGAAACCGAATTCAAACCTGCGTTCGAAGGACATGAATACCTGCTCGAACGCCAATTGAAACCAGAAGCCCGTAAGGATATTGTTGCCGAGTTGGATAAAGCCGGGATCGTTCCGACAGCCATGATGGATATTTCTGATGGGCTCTCCTCCGAATTATTGCACATTTGTTCGCAGAGTCATGTGGGCTGCCGTATATATGAAGACCGGATACCGATCGATTACCAGACGGCAGCTATGGCGGAGGAATTTAATATGAATCTGGTGACTGCTGCATTGAATGGAGGCGAGGATTATGAATTGCTTTTTACCGTACCTCTCGAAAAGCACGACATTGTCGCTGCTATCCCCGGAGTGCGAGTGATAGGACATATTACAAAACCAGAATTGGGTTGTTGCATGATAACCCGTGACGATACCGAGATAACCCTTCGGGCACAGGGGTGGAATTCTCTTGCCGAAGAATAA
- a CDS encoding purine-nucleoside phosphorylase, translating into MIEKIKETAAYIAAKVQVMPKTAIILGTGLGELVDHITDKTEIPYTEIPNFPVSTVEGHQGKLIFGKLGKKDVMAMQGRFHYYEGYDMKQVTFPVRVMKELGIEHLFVSNAAGGMNPDFAIGDIMIIRDHINLFPEHPLHGRNYKELGVRFPDMSEAYSRRLIAKALEIAEKNHIKVQQGVYVGTQGPTFETPAEYRYFHIIGGDAVGMSTVPEVIVARHAGIEVFAVSVITDLGVEGIVEKCSHEEVQKAAAEAQPRMSFIMKELVEQF; encoded by the coding sequence ATGATTGAAAAGATTAAAGAAACAGCCGCCTATATCGCAGCAAAAGTTCAGGTGATGCCTAAGACCGCCATTATATTGGGAACTGGGTTGGGCGAGTTGGTAGACCACATTACAGACAAGACTGAAATTCCTTATACCGAGATTCCCAATTTCCCGGTGTCGACAGTAGAAGGGCATCAGGGGAAGTTGATATTCGGAAAATTGGGAAAGAAAGATGTCATGGCTATGCAGGGGCGTTTTCACTATTACGAGGGATACGATATGAAACAAGTTACCTTCCCGGTGCGTGTCATGAAAGAACTAGGAATAGAGCATCTCTTCGTTTCGAATGCAGCCGGAGGTATGAATCCCGATTTTGCCATCGGCGATATTATGATTATCCGTGACCACATCAATCTCTTTCCCGAACATCCGTTGCATGGACGCAATTATAAGGAATTGGGTGTACGATTCCCCGATATGAGCGAGGCGTATTCTCGCCGTTTGATTGCAAAGGCTCTTGAAATAGCTGAAAAAAATCATATAAAAGTACAGCAAGGTGTGTATGTGGGTACACAGGGACCTACTTTCGAAACCCCGGCCGAGTATCGTTACTTTCATATCATAGGCGGTGATGCCGTGGGCATGAGTACGGTTCCCGAAGTCATTGTCGCGCGTCATGCCGGTATCGAAGTCTTTGCCGTTTCGGTGATTACCGATTTGGGGGTAGAAGGTATTGTGGAGAAATGTTCTCACGAAGAGGTGCAAAAGGCAGCGGCAGAAGCTCAACCCAGAATGAGCTTTATTATGAAAGAACTGGTAGAACAATTTTAA
- a CDS encoding alpha/beta hydrolase family esterase: MKQFLFCLTISLYGSILAVGQTTGTLTSHKFQSGGIERSYKYYQPANLSSGAPLVFVLHGYGGTADPKRFGMNPIADKYGFAVCYPQGEQDKKGKNCWNVGYPFQADMTIDDINFLCDLALHFQKNYRLSPHNTFCTGYSNGGEMCYLLAYKRPDIFTAVAPVAGLTLEWMYRELETNRPIPLFEIHGTEDKTSMWNRDPNNEGGWGKYIAVPIAVNHWAIQNRCTHEITDTIASIDSLSNHTIISHKYVNGINRNEVWLYEIKGGKHSWGEKDLNTSEHIWLFFSKFVR; encoded by the coding sequence ATGAAACAGTTTTTATTTTGTCTAACTATCTCTCTATATGGCAGCATATTGGCTGTGGGACAAACCACCGGGACACTAACCTCTCATAAATTTCAATCAGGAGGAATCGAGCGTAGTTATAAATACTATCAGCCGGCCAATCTCTCATCTGGGGCTCCTCTTGTCTTTGTACTTCATGGCTATGGTGGCACAGCCGATCCAAAAAGATTCGGTATGAATCCTATCGCCGATAAATACGGATTCGCCGTGTGTTATCCGCAAGGCGAACAAGATAAAAAAGGGAAAAACTGCTGGAATGTCGGCTATCCATTTCAGGCCGATATGACTATCGACGATATAAACTTTTTATGCGATCTCGCCTTACACTTTCAAAAGAATTACCGACTAAGCCCGCACAATACATTTTGCACGGGTTACTCCAATGGAGGAGAAATGTGCTATCTTTTAGCGTACAAACGTCCCGATATATTTACAGCAGTAGCTCCTGTTGCCGGGCTTACGCTCGAATGGATGTATCGGGAATTAGAAACAAACCGCCCTATCCCTCTATTCGAAATACACGGAACCGAAGACAAAACCTCTATGTGGAACAGAGACCCGAATAATGAAGGAGGCTGGGGGAAATATATAGCAGTACCTATCGCTGTAAACCATTGGGCTATCCAAAACAGATGCACTCATGAAATTACCGATACGATTGCCTCTATTGATTCTTTATCCAATCATACTATTATCAGCCATAAATACGTCAACGGTATAAACAGAAACGAAGTTTGGTTATACGAAATAAAAGGGGGTAAACATTCATGGGGAGAAAAAGACTTGAATACAAGCGAACATATTTGGCTATTTTTCAGCAAATTCGTCCGTTAG
- a CDS encoding sugar phosphate isomerase/epimerase family protein, with amino-acid sequence MFTQIKNFLVLLMVITIAFPSACKTKYPPLRIGNSIGIKDMNYERLKAMKDAGIDCIEITTGGFISTKKPKTDAEITELLTRTKLAADSAGIEIWSIHMPFGKDIDISQTDEKIRKNSVALHMKVLEFCKIIQPKIILFHPSWYLGHNERNERIAQLVRSVNELNPKVKELGAKMVIENMLGYELVRNEQHERPLGRTVEEVKLIMKQLPKNVYSAIDMNHIDNPELLIQAMGKRLKSVHIADGDGRHECHYMPNPCSGKGDNNWIKILKELYKAGYTGPFMYEVKTSEYKEFKDLYNCYQNLYQNFIDSNK; translated from the coding sequence ATGTTCACACAAATCAAAAATTTTTTAGTGCTTCTAATGGTTATTACCATTGCATTCCCTTCGGCATGTAAAACAAAGTATCCTCCACTCCGAATTGGGAACTCCATCGGTATCAAAGACATGAACTACGAACGTCTCAAAGCGATGAAAGATGCCGGTATCGACTGCATAGAAATTACAACAGGTGGATTCATATCCACGAAGAAACCCAAAACAGATGCCGAAATTACGGAGTTGTTGACTCGTACCAAATTAGCAGCCGACTCTGCCGGTATTGAAATTTGGTCTATACACATGCCTTTCGGAAAAGACATCGATATTTCGCAAACCGACGAAAAAATACGAAAAAACAGCGTCGCTCTACACATGAAAGTACTCGAATTTTGTAAAATCATACAACCTAAAATCATTCTTTTCCACCCAAGCTGGTATCTGGGCCACAACGAGCGGAATGAACGTATCGCTCAGTTAGTACGCTCGGTAAATGAGCTCAATCCCAAAGTTAAAGAACTGGGAGCCAAAATGGTTATAGAAAATATGTTAGGATACGAACTCGTGAGAAACGAACAACATGAACGTCCCTTAGGTCGTACAGTAGAAGAAGTCAAACTCATCATGAAACAACTTCCTAAAAATGTATATTCTGCCATCGACATGAATCACATCGATAACCCAGAACTGCTCATACAGGCTATGGGCAAACGATTAAAATCTGTTCACATCGCCGACGGTGACGGACGACACGAGTGTCATTACATGCCTAACCCTTGTAGCGGGAAAGGAGACAACAATTGGATAAAAATACTAAAAGAGCTCTACAAAGCCGGATATACAGGGCCTTTTATGTATGAAGTAAAAACATCGGAATACAAAGAGTTCAAAGACCTCTATAACTGTTATCAAAACCTCTATCAAAATTTTATCGACTCAAACAAATAA
- a CDS encoding phosphotransferase enzyme family protein, with the protein MKDLKDILSHFFLAGKILEIKPLGAGLINDSYKVTTVAPDTPDYVLQRINHSIFKDVDMLQNNFYQVTTHIRHKLETKGETDIDRKVLTLIPTTDGKLYYFDGESYWRILIFIPNAKSYEAVTPEFSYYAGQAFGNFQAMLSDIPVELGETIPDFHNMEFRLKQLQEAITADPVGRVASVKPIIDELDKRADAMCLAERLHREGKLPKRICHCDTKVNNMMFDENGHVLCVIDLDTVMPSYIFSDFGDFMRTAANTGEEDDKNLDNVNFNMEIFKAFTKGYLETAKSFLTDIEIDNLPYAVTLFPYMQTVRFLTDYINGDTYYKIKYPEHNLVRTKAQFKLLQSAEAAIPKMKAYIKECLGK; encoded by the coding sequence ATGAAAGATTTGAAAGACATATTATCGCATTTTTTTCTTGCCGGAAAAATTCTCGAAATTAAGCCATTAGGAGCAGGACTCATCAACGATTCTTATAAAGTAACCACCGTCGCCCCCGATACCCCCGACTATGTTTTACAGAGAATCAATCACTCGATCTTCAAAGATGTGGATATGCTGCAAAATAATTTTTACCAAGTCACGACTCATATCCGCCACAAATTAGAAACCAAAGGAGAAACCGATATAGACCGCAAGGTTTTAACCTTAATACCGACAACCGATGGTAAATTATACTATTTCGATGGAGAAAGTTATTGGAGAATACTCATCTTCATTCCAAACGCAAAAAGCTACGAAGCCGTAACCCCGGAATTCTCATATTATGCCGGACAAGCATTCGGTAATTTCCAAGCTATGCTGTCGGATATTCCAGTGGAACTGGGTGAAACGATTCCAGATTTTCACAATATGGAATTCCGATTAAAACAACTGCAAGAAGCCATAACAGCCGATCCTGTCGGTCGTGTGGCCTCCGTCAAACCCATCATCGACGAGCTAGACAAACGAGCCGACGCCATGTGTTTGGCCGAAAGATTGCATCGAGAAGGGAAATTGCCCAAACGCATTTGCCACTGCGACACCAAAGTGAATAACATGATGTTCGATGAAAACGGTCATGTATTATGCGTGATCGATCTCGATACAGTCATGCCCAGCTACATATTTTCCGACTTCGGTGATTTCATGCGAACGGCAGCCAATACCGGAGAAGAGGACGACAAGAATTTGGACAACGTCAATTTCAATATGGAAATATTTAAAGCATTTACCAAAGGATACTTAGAAACTGCTAAATCGTTTCTCACCGACATCGAAATCGACAATCTGCCCTATGCTGTTACCTTGTTTCCTTATATGCAAACCGTACGTTTCCTGACAGACTATATCAACGGCGACACCTATTACAAGATAAAATACCCCGAACACAATTTAGTTCGTACAAAGGCTCAATTCAAACTTCTACAAAGTGCCGAAGCCGCTATCCCCAAAATGAAGGCTTACATCAAAGAATGTTTGGGTAAATAA
- a CDS encoding EamA family transporter has translation MNSPKGLFYAIISSSTFGLVPLFAIPALQAGIPLNSVVFYRFLFSSILLGIILCIRKTNFKISGKQALIIFGLAFLYAATSLLLTKSYLYIPSGLATTLHFLYPVLVTLLMVTFFKDKVSVSIIIATIMAIGGVYLLSGSEGGTLNSTGLALALTTVLTYASYIVGINKSSVSDMDGLKLTFYVLLSGAFIFLLNLIVNREMLTPIPSWEIGVDLILLALVPTLISDLTLILAVQHVGSTTTAVLGCMEPLTAVIMGVLFLDESCNFIQSIGICIILIAVTTVIIARNPHEIKKGLQLIPKLLHKSRVK, from the coding sequence ATGAACTCCCCCAAAGGACTCTTCTACGCTATCATTTCTTCATCGACATTCGGGCTTGTACCCCTATTTGCCATACCTGCTTTACAAGCCGGTATCCCCCTCAACTCAGTAGTATTTTATCGATTCCTATTTTCCTCAATCTTGCTCGGCATTATACTCTGTATACGAAAAACGAACTTCAAAATCTCAGGGAAACAAGCCCTCATCATTTTCGGGTTGGCGTTTTTATATGCGGCCACTTCCCTTCTTCTGACAAAATCATATCTGTACATTCCTAGCGGATTGGCTACTACCCTACACTTCCTTTATCCTGTACTCGTAACCTTACTGATGGTTACTTTTTTCAAAGACAAAGTTTCCGTCTCCATCATCATTGCAACAATAATGGCTATCGGCGGTGTCTACTTATTAAGCGGAAGCGAAGGCGGTACACTTAATTCCACAGGATTGGCATTAGCTCTCACAACCGTATTGACCTATGCCTCTTATATCGTCGGAATAAACAAATCGAGCGTAAGCGATATGGACGGTTTAAAACTCACGTTCTACGTTTTACTATCGGGTGCATTCATTTTCTTGTTGAACTTAATCGTAAATCGGGAAATGCTTACTCCCATACCCTCTTGGGAAATCGGCGTTGATCTTATTCTTCTAGCCTTAGTGCCTACACTTATATCTGATCTAACCCTTATTCTTGCCGTCCAGCATGTCGGTTCGACGACAACGGCAGTATTGGGTTGCATGGAACCTTTAACAGCAGTCATTATGGGTGTATTATTTCTGGATGAAAGTTGTAACTTCATACAAAGTATCGGTATTTGTATCATACTCATCGCTGTAACCACTGTTATCATAGCTCGTAATCCCCACGAAATAAAAAAGGGTCTGCAACTTATCCCCAAACTACTGCATAAATCAAGAGTCAAGTGA
- a CDS encoding DMT family transporter, whose translation MTNKIQEANLAMVVSKTFSGLNVNALRYLLPLWIAPLTGVTFRCVFAAVAFWIIGYWAKPETASVKDKIYLFLLGAVGIYGYMFSYLMGLSKTTPVSAAIFTSMQPIWVFILSVFFFNEKATVMKIVGILVGLGGALLCISTQKSDDLASDAFSGNLFCLVSSVIYAVYLILSNRFLKRTGPYTLMRYTFSGAAVSSLIVMAFVGYEASLTTPPLHFWPIALLLFVLIFPTVISYLLIPTGLKYLSTTVVAIYGYLILVVASIVSFLVGQDRFSWEQLGAMLLICVGVYWVEIAENNGRERKRPHSPSIT comes from the coding sequence ATGACAAATAAAATTCAGGAAGCCAATTTGGCTATGGTCGTTTCAAAAACGTTTAGCGGATTAAACGTAAATGCGTTACGATATTTGTTGCCTTTGTGGATCGCCCCGCTAACCGGTGTGACTTTTCGTTGTGTTTTTGCAGCCGTGGCTTTTTGGATCATAGGGTATTGGGCAAAACCGGAGACGGCTTCGGTAAAAGATAAAATTTATCTGTTTTTGTTGGGGGCTGTCGGCATTTATGGTTATATGTTTTCCTATTTAATGGGACTTAGTAAAACGACTCCGGTATCGGCGGCTATTTTTACTTCTATGCAGCCCATTTGGGTTTTTATTTTGTCGGTTTTCTTTTTTAATGAGAAAGCGACTGTGATGAAAATTGTCGGTATTTTAGTAGGATTAGGTGGGGCTCTACTCTGTATTTCAACACAAAAGAGCGATGATTTGGCTTCGGATGCTTTTTCCGGTAATCTTTTTTGTTTGGTGAGTTCTGTGATTTATGCCGTATATCTGATATTGAGTAATCGGTTTTTGAAACGAACAGGCCCTTATACACTTATGCGTTATACGTTTTCAGGAGCGGCTGTATCGAGTCTTATCGTTATGGCTTTTGTTGGATATGAAGCGTCTTTAACTACACCTCCGCTACATTTTTGGCCTATTGCCTTATTGCTGTTTGTATTGATATTTCCAACTGTTATCAGTTATTTACTAATACCGACAGGTCTCAAATATCTGAGTACGACAGTCGTGGCTATATATGGGTATTTAATTTTGGTCGTCGCTTCGATTGTTTCATTTCTGGTAGGACAGGATAGATTCTCTTGGGAACAGTTGGGTGCTATGCTTCTTATTTGTGTGGGTGTTTATTGGGTAGAGATAGCTGAAAACAACGGTCGTGAGAGAAAACGGCCCCATTCGCCATCTATCACTTGA
- a CDS encoding MFS transporter — MKIETGQGTIPLITLLGIWSISALNALPGLAVSPILGQMSTIFPHSSEFDIQLLSSLPSLLTIPFILLSGKLTERINNIVLLQVGLIIFALSGLLYMLSSRMWQLIAVSALLGIGSGMIVPLSTGLISRHFIGRYRTRQFGLSSAITNITLVTATVLTGYLAEINWHLPFIVYFFPVVSFFLSFYLKRDTISVAPVKVTVSGKIEVKRLVSLMLFYGLVTYLAVIVSFNLPFLMKEYHFDTGSSGIIISLFYLAIMAPGFILNRVLSIFGSFTKCVSLLCMAGGMVLILLSGNEWILGLGAIFIGFGYGVMQPVIYDQTTRVATPDKVTLALAFVMSMNYLAILLCPTIIDTLQSLFHIHTQQFAFIFNLVITLLVVLGAYYLRHTFLFNDSCDSDKSLEKL; from the coding sequence ATGAAAATAGAAACTGGACAAGGGACTATACCTTTGATTACGCTTTTGGGAATATGGTCTATTTCAGCTTTAAATGCATTACCGGGTCTAGCTGTTTCCCCTATTTTGGGACAGATGTCTACAATATTTCCGCATTCTTCGGAGTTCGACATACAACTGTTATCTTCACTACCTTCGCTATTGACTATACCTTTCATCTTGTTATCCGGGAAGTTGACCGAACGTATTAATAACATCGTCTTGTTACAAGTTGGATTAATTATTTTTGCATTAAGTGGTTTGCTATATATGCTTTCTTCCCGAATGTGGCAGTTAATAGCGGTGAGTGCGTTGTTGGGTATTGGCTCGGGTATGATAGTTCCGTTGTCGACGGGTTTGATTTCTCGCCATTTTATAGGTCGATATCGTACTCGACAGTTTGGTTTGAGTTCTGCGATTACAAATATAACGTTAGTGACGGCGACTGTATTGACTGGATATTTGGCAGAGATTAATTGGCACTTGCCTTTTATTGTTTATTTTTTCCCTGTGGTATCGTTCTTTTTGTCTTTTTATTTGAAACGAGATACTATATCGGTAGCCCCAGTAAAGGTGACTGTATCGGGTAAAATAGAAGTGAAGAGGTTGGTTTCTCTCATGTTGTTTTATGGCCTGGTAACTTATTTAGCTGTTATCGTTAGCTTCAATTTACCATTTTTGATGAAGGAATATCATTTCGACACGGGATCCTCGGGAATTATTATTTCTTTGTTTTATTTAGCTATTATGGCTCCCGGTTTCATATTGAATCGAGTGTTATCGATTTTTGGGTCGTTTACAAAATGTGTGAGTCTATTGTGTATGGCAGGAGGTATGGTTCTGATATTGTTGTCGGGCAATGAATGGATATTGGGACTTGGAGCCATATTTATCGGGTTCGGGTATGGGGTGATGCAACCTGTTATTTATGATCAGACAACGAGAGTAGCTACACCCGATAAAGTGACTTTGGCTCTCGCATTTGTCATGTCTATGAATTATTTGGCTATCTTACTTTGTCCTACGATTATCGATACATTACAATCTCTATTCCATATTCATACTCAGCAGTTTGCATTTATATTTAATTTGGTTATAACACTACTTGTCGTTTTAGGGGCATATTATCTTCGCCATACGTTTTTGTTTAATGATAGTTGTGATAGTGATAAATCTCTGGAAAAGTTATGA